Proteins encoded within one genomic window of Dyadobacter chenhuakuii:
- a CDS encoding agmatine deiminase family protein, translating to MPDINTSSTPGELGFTFPAEWFPHRATWLTFPHNEASWQGERLAKMRPQYLAFIKAISQGEKVGIIANDENLKAFIYKELDRTDVDLSKIEFVIKPTNDAWCRDHGPSFVINEQTKQKAIVDWGHNAWGGKYPPYDDDNRTPKAVAEYLNLPVFNPGIVMEGGAVEFNGAGSLLTSKSCLLNLNRNPHLNQSQIEETLCQYYGVHQILWVEGGIVGDDTDGHIDDTTRFINEDTVIACVEHDPNDENFEILQTNLQMLKNMRLLNGKQLNIIEIPMPKAVIIDGFRTPGSYANFLICNAGVITPVFNNPNDQIAIDILEKAFPERKIIPLEATEIIWGQGSFHCLSQQEPLLN from the coding sequence GTGCCTGATATAAACACTTCATCGACGCCAGGGGAACTTGGTTTTACATTTCCAGCCGAATGGTTTCCACACCGCGCCACCTGGCTTACATTTCCGCATAATGAAGCTTCCTGGCAGGGTGAAAGGCTTGCTAAGATGCGTCCGCAATATCTGGCGTTTATCAAGGCCATCAGCCAGGGTGAAAAGGTGGGGATCATTGCCAATGACGAAAACCTGAAAGCTTTCATTTACAAAGAGTTGGACCGGACCGATGTTGACCTTTCTAAAATTGAATTTGTAATAAAACCCACCAATGATGCATGGTGCCGGGATCACGGGCCATCATTCGTCATCAATGAGCAAACAAAACAGAAGGCGATCGTGGACTGGGGACATAATGCATGGGGAGGCAAATATCCGCCCTATGATGATGATAACCGCACGCCGAAAGCTGTCGCTGAATATTTAAATCTGCCTGTTTTCAATCCCGGCATCGTTATGGAAGGCGGCGCCGTGGAATTTAACGGGGCAGGAAGTTTGCTGACGAGTAAATCGTGCTTACTAAACCTGAATAGAAATCCGCACTTGAATCAAAGCCAGATCGAGGAAACGTTGTGCCAATATTACGGCGTCCATCAGATTCTGTGGGTCGAAGGCGGCATTGTAGGCGACGACACCGACGGGCACATTGACGACACCACGCGTTTCATCAATGAAGACACCGTCATTGCCTGCGTTGAGCATGATCCCAATGATGAGAACTTCGAAATACTGCAAACCAATCTGCAAATGCTGAAAAACATGCGCTTGTTGAATGGTAAGCAACTGAATATCATCGAAATCCCAATGCCCAAAGCCGTCATCATCGACGGTTTCCGGACGCCTGGTTCCTATGCCAACTTCCTGATCTGCAATGCCGGCGTTATCACCCCGGTTTTCAACAATCCCAACGATCAGATTGCCATAGATATTCTGGAAAAAGCATTTCCCGAGCGAAAGATCATCCCGCTTGAAGCCACTGAGATCATCTGGGGACAAGGAAGCTTCCACTGTCTAAGCCAGCAGGAGCCGCTGTTAAACTAG
- a CDS encoding pyridoxal phosphate-dependent aminotransferase codes for MTQKMDRRNLLKSGLMAIGGMTLAPHLSMGAFSNTPLSLDPENRIFRSPMVREHFLPNDFKAPKIIAKLNSNENPYGPPMSAQKAVADSVKNGNRYAWKEMYDLIDKIAKKEGVPADHIMMGPGSSDLLEKVALVTFMNGKGNIVSADPCYMSLVQVAKSVGATWKPVPCTADWSHDLKAMEAAIDSETKLVYVCNPNNPTGAITKGQDLVDFCSRVSEKVPVFVDEAYIELAVGADTKSMVSLLSQKKNVIVARTFSKIMGMAGIRVGYMVALPTYLATINKITRGGMGISYTSIFAASASMDDSAFQDNTRKLNHEAKLYLYENLDKLGYKYIPSYTNFVLFPISITGKELLTKMSEKGVAVRSFDIQNKPWCRVSIGTMDEMKSFVGALNQLS; via the coding sequence ATGACTCAAAAAATGGACCGTCGAAATCTGTTAAAATCCGGTTTAATGGCAATCGGAGGAATGACTTTGGCACCGCATCTGAGCATGGGTGCATTCTCCAACACGCCGCTTAGTCTGGACCCTGAGAACCGCATTTTCCGCAGCCCAATGGTAAGAGAACATTTCTTGCCAAACGACTTCAAAGCACCGAAGATCATTGCGAAACTAAACTCCAATGAGAACCCATACGGGCCTCCTATGTCGGCGCAAAAAGCCGTTGCTGATTCTGTGAAGAACGGAAACCGTTACGCATGGAAAGAAATGTATGATCTGATTGATAAAATTGCCAAAAAAGAAGGCGTTCCGGCGGACCACATTATGATGGGACCGGGATCATCGGATCTTTTGGAAAAAGTGGCTCTGGTAACCTTTATGAACGGAAAAGGAAACATTGTTTCTGCCGATCCTTGCTATATGTCGCTTGTTCAGGTGGCCAAATCCGTTGGCGCAACCTGGAAACCCGTTCCCTGCACAGCCGACTGGTCGCACGACCTGAAAGCCATGGAAGCGGCGATCGACAGCGAAACAAAACTGGTTTACGTTTGCAACCCAAACAACCCAACCGGCGCCATCACAAAAGGTCAGGATCTGGTGGATTTCTGCTCACGCGTTTCGGAAAAAGTGCCTGTATTTGTAGATGAGGCTTACATTGAGCTTGCTGTTGGCGCGGATACGAAAAGCATGGTTTCGCTACTATCACAAAAGAAAAATGTAATCGTAGCCCGCACGTTCTCCAAGATCATGGGAATGGCCGGAATCCGCGTAGGTTACATGGTGGCACTGCCTACTTACCTGGCAACGATCAATAAGATCACGCGTGGTGGAATGGGCATTTCTTACACGTCCATTTTCGCAGCGTCGGCAAGCATGGACGACAGCGCATTCCAGGACAACACCCGCAAACTGAACCACGAAGCGAAACTGTATCTATACGAAAACCTGGATAAACTGGGATACAAATACATTCCTTCTTACACCAACTTCGTGTTATTCCCGATCAGCATCACCGGTAAGGAACTCCTCACCAAGATGAGCGAAAAAGGAGTTGCCGTAAGGTCATTCGACATTCAAAACAAGCCCTGGTGCCGCGTCAGCATCGGAACGATGGACGAAATGAAATCCTTCGTCGGCGCGCTGAACCAGCTGAGCTAA
- a CDS encoding SusD/RagB family nutrient-binding outer membrane lipoprotein: protein MRNILNHKTIWMTALAGILTASSCTKDFDEMNTSPNSPTAIGPQYLLPTGIETAIDRYWGHRTRFERINIDAAELYVQHLTRNIYSNEGDDYTVSPALVANNWKGFYNDSQLNFQRIITMSGEGSANPHSNYEGVALVMRTWVFSLLTDLYGAIPYTDAINGTADSPVYTPKYDAMEVVYAGMLNDLKMANEKLVVGGPAVAGDIMYGGDILKWKKFANSLRLRLANRQAAKKPAESKAIMTEIVGDAKKFPIFTSNADNAQLNCTAVLPSNNEWNQVMKQDGRTDWNISKTLADKMNALDDSRIKVYANPNKDGKYEGHPNGLPDAIATTYLATSSTIGDAFTKMDAPEVIMTFAELNFILAEAALDGEITGSPKTYFDAGIAASFAQYGLTPPASFITKLGAVTREKVLEQKWVALFAQGVEAWAEWRRTGIPVFPAPDPRAVLQNGGILPTRFPYPNSEYSLNAESVKAGEGLNGGPNDMKTKLWWVEK from the coding sequence ATGAGAAATATATTAAATCATAAAACCATTTGGATGACGGCGCTTGCAGGGATTCTTACTGCATCGAGCTGCACCAAAGATTTTGATGAAATGAATACAAGTCCGAACAGCCCTACGGCCATTGGACCACAGTATTTGCTTCCTACCGGCATTGAAACCGCCATCGACCGTTACTGGGGGCACCGCACCCGTTTCGAACGGATCAACATCGATGCAGCCGAGCTTTATGTGCAGCATTTGACGCGTAATATTTATTCCAATGAAGGCGATGACTACACGGTTTCACCTGCATTGGTTGCCAACAACTGGAAAGGATTTTACAACGATTCGCAACTCAATTTCCAACGCATCATTACAATGAGCGGCGAAGGATCGGCCAATCCGCACTCCAACTATGAAGGCGTCGCATTAGTAATGCGCACCTGGGTTTTCTCCTTACTGACAGATCTTTACGGAGCGATTCCCTACACCGACGCGATCAATGGAACAGCAGATTCGCCTGTTTACACGCCAAAATACGACGCTATGGAAGTGGTTTACGCAGGAATGCTGAACGACCTGAAAATGGCCAACGAAAAACTGGTTGTAGGCGGCCCGGCCGTTGCGGGTGACATTATGTATGGAGGTGATATCCTGAAATGGAAAAAATTCGCAAATTCGTTGCGCCTTCGCCTTGCGAACCGTCAGGCTGCGAAAAAACCTGCTGAGTCCAAAGCCATTATGACCGAGATCGTAGGCGACGCGAAAAAATTCCCGATTTTCACCAGCAACGCAGACAATGCTCAGCTAAACTGCACAGCGGTCCTGCCTAGTAACAACGAGTGGAACCAGGTAATGAAGCAGGATGGCCGCACCGACTGGAACATCAGCAAAACGCTGGCTGACAAGATGAATGCACTGGACGACAGCCGCATCAAGGTGTATGCCAACCCAAACAAAGACGGCAAATACGAAGGCCACCCAAACGGCCTGCCTGACGCGATCGCCACCACTTACCTGGCAACAAGCTCCACCATTGGCGACGCATTTACCAAAATGGATGCCCCGGAGGTAATTATGACATTTGCCGAATTGAATTTTATCCTGGCCGAAGCAGCATTGGACGGCGAGATCACTGGCAGCCCTAAGACATATTTTGATGCCGGCATCGCCGCTTCATTTGCACAATATGGCTTAACACCTCCTGCATCATTCATTACCAAACTCGGCGCCGTGACGCGGGAAAAAGTATTGGAGCAAAAGTGGGTAGCATTGTTTGCACAGGGTGTTGAAGCCTGGGCAGAATGGCGCAGAACCGGAATCCCGGTGTTTCCGGCACCAGACCCGCGCGCAGTGTTGCAAAACGGAGGCATCCTGCCCACCCGCTTCCCCTATCCCAACTCGGAATATTCACTGAATGCTGAGTCGGTAAAAGCAGGAGAAGGCCTGAACGGCGGCCCTAATGACATGAAAACCAAGCTTTGGTGGGTAGAAAAGTAA
- a CDS encoding SusC/RagA family TonB-linked outer membrane protein — protein sequence MRKVLLLLLWASLTAPLAYAQVRQISGKITAADDGLGLAGASIIFKGTNVGSNADADGKFSFSVPGDGILVVSYVGFLIKELPIGNQTQFDIKLDADTRQLAEVVVTAFGIEREKKALGYTVQEVKGSSLTESRSTNVANALSGKIAGVRVQSNGGPGSSSTIQIRGSSSVSGNNQPLIVIDGVPMEQTANKTLGGGISEVNPDNIKEMSVLKGPNAAALYGSRAANGVILITTKNGQGTKGLGVEVNSNITFERPWIKPDFQNTYGGGSGYRTWYNDGWSSSITDPAQIAQYRAVYDARYPLAGSEGTDESWGAPMDGRMVRQWWTGDDVAPLTPQPNNWEEYWQTGRTITNSVALSGGNDKGYFRLGLSRVDQKGIMYYNDFHRNNFRINSGYNLTKNISVTLSGEYIKSGSDNRSYAAGQEFIWSHRSVSWDQLRNYEQYADVHNQKAGDTDPANWQHTFFTNPYFSQLKMPSGNEKDRLLGNIALNYKILPSLSLMLRSGTDYWSDTRINVTNFLRVRNGTRTPGRFNEEVLRSQETNTDFMLTYNKNITSDFGVNVQLGGIQRKNYYKRNYFAVGEMVVDGLYNAGNSVPSANTIESKIEESETQSLFGTANFSWRDGLFLDLTARNDWSSTLPSNARSYFYPSASLSAVVTELFDVKSNVLSFGKIRASYAQVGNDALPYQLAQTFTASGSWNGAVPKFAENIQIANANLKPEITTGLELGADLRFFKGKVGLDVTYYDQTTKDQILGVEISKASGYDKRILNAGKITNKGVEVTLSGTPVKLSNGFSWEVSLNYARNRNKVVELAEGLTTYTLATQRGMTSEARVGESYGTFYGVGFQKSPDGQTVYGANGLPVTASNQKLGNVQPDWIGGMLNTFNYKGFSLSALVDVRIGGDIYDEGTGTARWTGQYAETALGREEGVIGKGVREVTGADGSKSYIPNDIIVTANQLYGYSNPRNYHESAIFDASYVKLREVSLGYSISPSFLKRIKIQSAKLSVVGRNVWMIFKNTPHIDPEIDAKGANGQGFGYGELPSSRSVGMNLSLSF from the coding sequence ATGCGTAAAGTTCTACTCTTATTATTATGGGCCTCTCTTACTGCTCCGCTTGCCTACGCTCAGGTGCGTCAGATCAGCGGGAAAATTACAGCAGCAGACGATGGCCTCGGACTTGCAGGCGCCTCTATCATATTCAAAGGAACCAATGTGGGTTCAAATGCAGATGCAGACGGAAAATTCAGTTTCTCTGTCCCGGGTGACGGAATTCTTGTGGTTTCTTATGTTGGTTTCTTAATTAAAGAATTGCCCATCGGCAACCAGACCCAATTTGACATAAAACTTGACGCCGATACACGCCAGCTTGCCGAAGTGGTGGTTACTGCTTTTGGTATCGAACGTGAGAAAAAAGCATTGGGCTACACAGTCCAGGAAGTAAAAGGAAGCTCACTAACAGAATCGCGGTCTACGAATGTGGCCAATGCATTATCGGGTAAAATTGCCGGTGTGCGTGTACAATCCAATGGCGGCCCGGGCAGCAGCTCGACCATCCAGATCCGCGGATCTTCTTCGGTCTCAGGAAACAACCAGCCGCTGATCGTCATCGACGGTGTTCCTATGGAGCAAACGGCTAATAAAACATTAGGAGGCGGAATTTCAGAAGTTAACCCGGACAACATTAAAGAAATGTCTGTTTTGAAAGGCCCTAATGCAGCCGCATTATATGGTTCACGTGCAGCCAATGGGGTTATTTTGATCACAACAAAAAACGGACAAGGAACAAAAGGATTGGGTGTTGAAGTAAACTCAAACATCACATTCGAACGTCCGTGGATCAAGCCTGACTTTCAAAACACATACGGCGGCGGAAGCGGTTACCGGACCTGGTATAACGATGGATGGAGCTCTTCTATCACGGATCCTGCGCAAATCGCACAATACAGAGCTGTTTATGACGCAAGATATCCTCTCGCTGGCTCAGAGGGAACGGATGAAAGCTGGGGAGCACCTATGGATGGCCGTATGGTGAGACAGTGGTGGACTGGTGACGATGTTGCACCACTGACTCCTCAGCCTAATAACTGGGAAGAATACTGGCAGACAGGCCGCACGATTACAAACTCGGTGGCACTTTCAGGCGGAAACGACAAAGGCTATTTCCGTTTGGGATTGAGCCGCGTTGATCAGAAAGGGATCATGTATTACAATGATTTTCACAGAAATAACTTCCGTATTAACTCGGGATATAACCTGACCAAAAATATCAGTGTAACATTGTCAGGTGAGTATATCAAATCGGGCTCCGACAACCGCAGCTATGCAGCTGGTCAGGAGTTTATCTGGTCTCACCGGTCAGTTTCATGGGATCAGCTGCGGAATTACGAACAATATGCTGATGTACATAACCAGAAAGCCGGCGACACAGATCCAGCAAACTGGCAGCATACATTCTTCACAAACCCTTATTTTTCTCAGCTAAAAATGCCTTCCGGCAATGAGAAAGACAGGTTGCTAGGGAACATTGCTTTGAACTACAAAATCCTGCCTTCCCTTTCCTTAATGCTTCGCTCAGGAACGGATTACTGGTCAGATACGCGTATTAATGTCACCAACTTCCTTCGCGTTCGGAACGGCACAAGAACACCGGGACGCTTTAACGAAGAGGTTTTGCGTAGCCAGGAAACCAACACGGATTTCATGCTGACTTACAATAAAAACATTACAAGTGATTTTGGTGTGAATGTCCAGCTGGGCGGAATCCAGCGTAAAAATTATTACAAAAGAAATTACTTCGCTGTGGGCGAAATGGTTGTGGACGGCCTTTACAATGCAGGAAACTCTGTACCGAGCGCCAACACCATTGAAAGTAAAATCGAAGAATCGGAAACACAAAGCTTGTTCGGAACGGCGAACTTCTCGTGGAGAGACGGCCTGTTCCTTGACCTTACTGCCAGAAATGACTGGTCAAGCACATTGCCTTCCAATGCACGCTCCTACTTCTATCCCTCGGCTTCTTTGAGCGCTGTGGTTACGGAATTGTTTGATGTGAAAAGCAATGTCCTCTCATTTGGCAAGATCCGAGCGAGTTATGCCCAGGTTGGAAACGACGCCCTGCCTTATCAGCTTGCCCAAACATTCACAGCGAGTGGTTCATGGAATGGAGCTGTGCCTAAGTTCGCTGAGAACATTCAGATCGCTAACGCTAACCTGAAACCTGAGATCACAACCGGTCTTGAACTAGGTGCTGACCTGCGTTTCTTCAAAGGAAAAGTGGGATTGGATGTGACCTATTACGACCAAACTACAAAAGACCAGATCCTGGGTGTTGAGATTTCAAAAGCAAGTGGTTATGACAAGAGAATCCTGAATGCAGGAAAGATCACCAACAAAGGCGTTGAAGTAACATTGTCCGGAACGCCTGTCAAATTGTCGAATGGTTTCAGCTGGGAGGTTTCTTTGAACTATGCCCGTAACCGCAACAAAGTGGTGGAGCTGGCAGAAGGACTGACGACCTACACATTGGCCACACAACGCGGCATGACCTCAGAAGCACGTGTTGGGGAATCTTATGGAACATTCTACGGTGTGGGATTCCAGAAATCACCGGACGGACAAACAGTTTACGGAGCAAACGGCTTACCGGTTACAGCTTCCAATCAAAAACTCGGTAATGTTCAACCCGACTGGATCGGTGGCATGCTGAACACATTCAACTATAAAGGCTTCTCTCTAAGTGCACTGGTTGATGTGCGCATCGGCGGAGACATTTATGACGAAGGAACAGGAACAGCGCGCTGGACAGGTCAATATGCAGAAACTGCATTGGGCCGTGAAGAAGGTGTGATCGGCAAAGGCGTTCGGGAAGTTACAGGAGCGGATGGTTCTAAATCCTACATTCCTAATGACATTATCGTAACAGCAAACCAATTGTACGGTTACAGCAATCCGCGTAACTATCACGAATCAGCGATTTTTGATGCGAGTTATGTAAAGCTGCGCGAGGTCTCCCTGGGTTACAGTATCAGCCCTTCATTTTTAAAAAGAATCAAAATTCAGTCTGCAAAGCTCTCAGTAGTAGGACGTAACGTGTGGATGATCTTCAAAAATACACCGCATATTGATCCTGAAATTGATGCAAAAGGAGCCAACGGACAAGGTTTCGGTTACGGCGAGCTGCCTAGCTCACGCAGCGTGGGTATGAACCTGTCATTGTCATTCTGA
- a CDS encoding carbon-nitrogen hydrolase: MNKKVNIGIVQMSCTEDVEANFQKAVQGIRDAAAKGANIVCLQELFRSLYFCDVEDHKNFLLAEPIPGPSTESLSSLARELGVVIIASLFEKRAHGLYHNTTAVLDADGAYLGKYRKMHIPDDPGYYEKFYFTPGDAAMGESVGEAGDKDGYRVFDTKFAKIGVLICWDQWYPEAARITSLMGAEILFYPTAIGWDTNETDPVINEEQYGAWQTIQRGHAVANGVYVVAVNRTGREVDQQFWGGSFIANPQGRLLYLAPHEEEVTHVEELDLQKLDFYRTTWPFLRDRRIDSYKPILKRYID, encoded by the coding sequence ATGAATAAAAAGGTAAACATTGGCATCGTCCAGATGAGCTGCACGGAAGACGTGGAAGCGAATTTCCAGAAAGCTGTGCAGGGCATCCGGGATGCTGCGGCGAAGGGCGCCAACATTGTATGTCTTCAAGAGCTTTTCCGCTCGCTGTATTTCTGCGATGTGGAAGATCATAAAAATTTCCTCCTGGCAGAGCCGATTCCTGGTCCTTCTACGGAGTCGTTAAGTTCGTTGGCGAGGGAACTCGGCGTGGTGATCATTGCCTCCCTTTTTGAAAAACGGGCACATGGTTTGTATCATAACACCACGGCGGTTCTGGATGCGGATGGCGCTTATCTGGGCAAATACAGGAAAATGCACATTCCGGATGATCCGGGTTATTACGAGAAATTTTATTTCACACCCGGTGATGCAGCCATGGGCGAGTCCGTGGGTGAAGCGGGTGACAAAGATGGTTATCGCGTTTTTGATACAAAATTTGCAAAGATCGGTGTGCTCATTTGCTGGGATCAATGGTATCCCGAAGCAGCCCGCATTACGAGCTTGATGGGCGCTGAAATTTTGTTTTATCCAACGGCGATCGGCTGGGACACCAATGAAACTGATCCGGTTATTAATGAAGAGCAATACGGCGCGTGGCAAACCATTCAGCGCGGCCATGCCGTTGCGAATGGCGTTTACGTCGTTGCTGTCAACCGGACAGGCCGCGAAGTGGACCAGCAGTTCTGGGGCGGATCATTCATCGCCAACCCGCAAGGCCGCTTGCTTTATCTCGCGCCGCACGAAGAGGAAGTAACGCATGTAGAAGAACTCGACTTGCAAAAGCTGGATTTTTACAGAACAACCTGGCCATTCCTGCGAGACCGCCGCATTGATTCCTACAAGCCAATCCTGAAACGCTATATCGACTAG
- a CDS encoding glycosyltransferase family 9 protein codes for MNKPVKVLILRFSSIGDIVLTTPVIRCLKQQANVEIHYFTKSKFEFLLTDNPYVDKIWLLDKDINPILKQLKAEHFDYIIDLHANIRTLRIKLALGVKAFSFDKLNVLKWLRTTFKVDYLPDIHIVDRYMDTLGAFNVMNDGQGLDYFIPYKDNVETSWLPVTHQQAFVAYAIGGQHNTKKLPVPRMIELCRKINFPTVLLGGKEDFEAGEEIRKAVGDELILNACGKYNFNQSASLIQKSLIVFSHDTGLMHVAAAFKKKVYSIWGNTIPGFGMYPYKTAFEVLENNNLKCRPCSKIGYKACPQKHFKCMNELSFNFPIKELPGNN; via the coding sequence GTGAATAAACCTGTTAAAGTCCTTATCCTGCGTTTTTCTTCCATTGGTGACATTGTGCTTACCACGCCGGTGATAAGGTGTTTGAAACAACAGGCTAATGTTGAAATTCACTATTTTACCAAATCAAAATTCGAATTTCTCCTTACCGACAATCCATATGTCGATAAAATCTGGCTGCTCGATAAGGACATTAACCCTATCCTGAAACAGCTCAAAGCAGAACATTTCGATTACATCATTGACCTGCACGCAAACATCCGGACGTTGCGCATTAAGCTGGCATTGGGTGTTAAGGCATTTAGTTTTGATAAATTAAATGTGCTGAAATGGCTGCGGACCACATTCAAGGTCGATTATTTGCCGGATATTCACATTGTCGACCGATATATGGACACCTTAGGCGCATTCAATGTGATGAATGACGGGCAAGGGCTGGATTATTTCATTCCCTATAAAGACAATGTGGAAACCAGCTGGCTTCCTGTAACGCACCAACAAGCATTTGTCGCATATGCTATTGGTGGACAGCACAATACAAAAAAGTTACCAGTTCCGAGAATGATCGAGCTTTGCAGGAAAATCAATTTCCCAACCGTGCTTTTGGGCGGGAAAGAAGATTTTGAAGCAGGCGAGGAAATCCGGAAAGCTGTTGGCGACGAGTTAATCCTGAATGCTTGCGGAAAATACAATTTCAATCAATCGGCATCATTGATCCAAAAATCGCTGATCGTGTTCTCACATGACACGGGATTGATGCACGTGGCTGCTGCATTTAAGAAAAAAGTATATTCAATTTGGGGAAATACGATTCCGGGTTTTGGGATGTATCCTTACAAAACGGCATTTGAAGTTTTAGAAAACAACAATCTCAAATGCAGACCCTGCTCCAAGATCGGTTATAAAGCTTGTCCGCAAAAACATTTCAAATGCATGAACGAGCTGTCCTTCAACTTCCCGATAAAAGAACTACCCGGGAACAATTAA
- a CDS encoding lysophospholipid acyltransferase family protein: MKTLSTRLLLFMLTAISKLSWKKLYKLSDIFRFLIFDIGHYRKQVIFSNLKNSFPTYSDDTIACIARRYYRNFTDIVFETIKLRSISKNDLLGRFDLETELLDHYYAQQKNVVVVSGHLGNWEMLNLFASAKLSYQIVVVYHELANEIFEDWFKKVRTKFGTEMVPMKEAMVRAMAPREKPFLFVLVNDQSPSPDKAYWTNFLNQDTGIFRGGELIAKRLNAPVLYMGILRDEQKRGHYRSYFKLITENPKKEPTNNILQSQIEYLEEDIKRQPDNWLWSHRRWKHARPQNLLPFQLRQEIKSE, encoded by the coding sequence ATGAAAACACTTTCCACCCGACTATTGCTGTTTATGCTGACAGCGATCTCGAAGCTTTCGTGGAAAAAATTATATAAGCTTTCCGATATTTTCCGCTTTCTCATTTTTGACATTGGCCATTACAGAAAGCAGGTTATTTTCTCCAATCTCAAAAACAGTTTCCCTACTTACAGCGACGACACCATTGCCTGCATCGCGCGCCGTTATTACCGCAATTTCACCGACATTGTCTTTGAAACCATTAAGTTAAGGTCCATTTCTAAGAATGATCTGCTCGGCCGGTTTGACTTGGAGACCGAATTGCTGGATCATTATTATGCGCAGCAGAAAAACGTCGTGGTCGTTTCCGGGCACCTGGGCAACTGGGAAATGCTCAACTTATTTGCTTCTGCCAAATTATCCTACCAAATTGTGGTTGTTTACCACGAGCTGGCCAACGAGATCTTTGAGGACTGGTTTAAGAAAGTAAGGACCAAGTTCGGGACGGAAATGGTGCCTATGAAAGAAGCGATGGTCCGGGCGATGGCGCCAAGGGAAAAACCGTTTCTTTTTGTGCTGGTCAATGATCAGTCACCAAGTCCGGATAAGGCTTACTGGACCAATTTCCTGAACCAGGACACCGGGATTTTCAGAGGCGGCGAGCTGATTGCGAAGCGCCTGAATGCGCCGGTTTTGTACATGGGCATTTTACGGGATGAGCAAAAAAGGGGACATTACCGCTCCTATTTCAAGCTGATCACAGAAAATCCGAAGAAAGAGCCGACGAACAACATTCTGCAAAGTCAGATCGAATATCTGGAAGAAGACATTAAGCGCCAGCCCGATAACTGGCTTTGGAGCCACAGACGATGGAAACATGCGAGGCCTCAAAATCTGTTGCCATTTCAATTACGACAAGAAATAAAAAGTGAATAA